The following DNA comes from Cucurbita pepo subsp. pepo cultivar mu-cu-16 unplaced genomic scaffold, ASM280686v2 Cp4.1_scaffold001668, whole genome shotgun sequence.
ACAAGTTCTCTACGTTTCACAGATTGCCCAATTTCTCAATTCtgacacacacacacacacacgctATTTTCTCCCGTTTCTCACTAGCGATTGCCTCAAATTCCCAACTCCCAGATCTGTCTTCATTCTATGTCTCACTGATGATTCTGTTGACCACAATTTCACGTTTCATAAACCACAAGCGTCGCATCAGTGTTCTTTAGCTTCTTTCGTTGGGAAccccccccttttttttttataactcgGGTGACCCTTTTGAGTCCTCCTTCTAATCGCGTGAAATTGAAGGGGGGGATATTTAGTTCGATCGCTTAATGGCGGCTTCGAGGAATGTGGCGGTGAGGGATGAGGAGAAGCTGAAGGAAGATGACTCTCCGACGGCTAAGAAGCCTAAATATGAGAGGTTTCCATTAACCAAGTGGGAGCTAGCTGCAGCTCTTGCTATATTCCTCGTGTGCTTCACTGGCCTTGTGTGTGTGTACTTGACGATGCCTTCTGCAGAATATCAGAGCATTAAGCTCCCTAGGACCCTTTCGGATCTTCGGGTGCTCAAGTAAGTCTGATTCTGTTCTGCCCCTTTTCGTTTGGGTCGTATTATGCCATTTTATTCCCTTCTTTCCCCTTGTTTCCATGTGGGGTTTGTGATTTGATTGTTCATATCTCGTGAATTTCAAGGGGAAATATGGACGGGGTGGAGATATTGTGATTGAaggaaattgattttgaaacgATTTTGGGATTAAGATTGGAGTTATGAAAGATGAGGATAGATTCTTGCTAATGTAGAATGGATGAGGAACACTTTTTGATTATGCATAAACACTTGAAATTGCAGAATATATTTTGAGTTAGTTCTTCAGCATTAGGCTTGTTAATGCTCCATTTGTTGTCTCCTGATTGATTTCTCTGTTTAATTATACTCACCAGGGATCTGTTTGCAAATTATGCCAAAGATCATCCAGCACAATTCATTCTAGGGTATTGCTCCACTTACGTGTTCATGCAAACATTCATGATTCCTGGAACAATTTTCATGTCATTGCTTGCTGGAGCTCTATTTGGTGTTATCAGGGGCCTTCTGTTAGTTGTGTTTAATGCAACAGCTGGTGCATGCTCTTGCTTTTTTCTGTCTAAGCTGATTGGAAGACCTTTAGTGTATTGGATGTGGCCGGAAAAGTTGAAAATGTTCCAGTCAGAGGTATTTAGTGACTCTAATTTTTATTCGAATTCCATCATACGCGTACGTACTCTCTAATCGCATCTAATGTTGCCT
Coding sequences within:
- the LOC111786387 gene encoding uncharacterized membrane protein At4g09580-like; protein product: MAASRNVAVRDEEKLKEDDSPTAKKPKYERFPLTKWELAAALAIFLVCFTGLVCVYLTMPSAEYQSIKLPRTLSDLRVLKDLFANYAKDHPAQFILGYCSTYVFMQTFMIPGTIFMSLLAGALFGVIRGLLLVVFNATAGACSCFFLSKLIGRPLVYWMWPEKLKMFQSEIAKHREKLLNYMLFLRITPTLPNLFINLASPIVDIPFHVFFLATLIGLVPASYITVRAGLALGDLKSVKDLYDFKTLSVLFFIGFISILPTLLKRKRVYE